GGGCGTCGACGGCCTCACCTGGATGCGGTCGATGGTCGACGAGGGCTACAGCCCGGCGGATGTCGCGGCCGACGCCCAGTACGTCGCCTTCAAGAACGGCGAGACGTCCATCACCTGGGACGGCATCTGGCAGATCAACGACCTGAAGGAGTCCGGGATCCCGTTCGCGGCCGCGCCCGTGCCGGCGATCGGCGGCGACCCGGCCGTGTGGGCGAACTCGCACAACTTCTTCCTGCCCCGCCAGGCCAAGCCCGACGACAACAAGGCCAACGCGGCCAAGGTGTTCATCGCGTGGATGAGCGAGAACTCGGGTGAGTGGGCGGGCGCCGGCATGATCCCCGCGCGTGAGTCCGTGCGCTCGTCGGTCATCGGCGGCACGGTGCAGGAGCCGATCGCCGAGCAGATCGACAACATGCGCTTCCTCCCCGCGGTGCCCGGCCTCGGCCCGGTGCAGGCGGAGACCCTCGAGGTGGCGGTCGCCGACGGCGTGCTCGGCAAGGCGAGCCCCGAGGAGGCGCTGCAGCGCGAGGCGGATCGCGCCACCAAGCTCATGCAGGAGAACCTCGAGAAGTTCGGCGGCTGAGCATGAGCACCCAGACGCGCGTGGGCGCCTTCGCAACGGAGGCGCCCACCGCGGCATCCGATGGGGCGGCCGCCCGGCGCGCCGGGGTGTCGCCCACCCGTCAGAAGCCCTTCACGCCGTGGCTGTTCCTGCTGCCCTACCTGCTGCTGTTCACGGTCTTCGTGATCGTGCCGTCGGTGTTCGGCATCTGGATCAGCCTGCACGAGTGGGACTACACGCTGCCGAACAAGCCGTTCGTCGGCGGTGAGAACTACGTCGAGCTCTTCGATCCGAACTCGGTCAACTCCGGCTCGTTCTGGACCTCGATGCGCGCGACCGCGATCTTCACGGTCTTCAGCGTGCCGCTGCTGCTCGTGCTGCCGCTCTTCGTCGCACTGCTGATGAACAAGTCGTTCCCGGGGCGCAACTTCTTCCGCGCCGTCTACTTCGCGCCCTACGTGCTCGGCGTCGCGGTGGTCGGCCTGATGTGGCGCTACCTGCTCGACAACAACATCGGCCTCGTCAACTACTACCTGGGCCTGTTCGGCCTGCCCGACGACACCGCTTGGACGACGTCGGTCCCGGCCGCGTGGGTCGCGCTGGTCGGCGTCACGGTGTGGTGGACCCTCGGGTTCAACTCGGTGATCTACCTCGCCGCGCTGCAGGACATCCCCGCCGAGCTGTACGAGGCGGCATCCGTCGACGGGGCGAACTCGTGGCAGAAGTTCCGCAACGTCACGCTCCCGGGTCTCCGGCCGATCCTCACGTTCGTGACGATCAACACGCTGATCGCCTCGGCGAACATGTTCGGCCAGTCGTACATCATCACGCAGGGCGCCCCGGGGCGGGAGACCCGCACGGCCATCTACCAGATCGCCGAGACGGGCCTTCGGAACTTCCAGATGGGCGATGCGGCCGCCATGAGCTACGTGCTCACGTTCTTCCTCATGGTGATCAGCGTCATCGTGTTCTGGCTGTTCCGCGAGAAGAAGGAGAAGCCGATGCCCCAGGAGCCGTCGGCCGCGCGCGAAGGAGCACTGCGATGACCGCCATCGAGCGCGTGGCCACGCCGGCCGCCGTGACCGCCGTCGAACGGCAGGGCGAGGCGCGCACGGGACGCACCCCGGTGTGGGCCATCGTGCTGCGCTACGTGCTGCTCGGCGTGCTCGCGCTGCTCTACATCAGCCCGATCATCTTCATGCTGGTGACCTCGTTCAAGACCAGGGCGGATGCCGCGGGCATCCCGCCGACGTGGATCCCGAACCCGTTCACGACCCAGGCGTACGAGACGATCCTCACGGCCAGCGGCACCCCGGTGCTCATCTGGTTCTCGAACAGCCTCATCGCGGCGGTGCTGCACTCGGCGCTGGTCGTCGTGACCGCCTCGCTCGCCGCCTACCCGCTGGCGCGAATGAGGTTCCGCGGGCGCGGCCTGGTGTTCGGCATCGTGATCGCCACCCTGCTGATCCCGCCGGTGATCCTCATCATCCCGAACTACCTCATCGTCGGGAACCTGGGCTGGCTGAACTCGCTCGTCGCGATCATCATCCCGACCGCGGCATCCGCCTTCGGCGTGTTCTTCATGCGCCAGTTCTTCCTGAGCCTGCCGGCCGAGCTCGAGGAGGCGGCGCTCATCGACGGCGCGAACCGCTGGAGCATCTTCCTGCGGATCATCCTGCCGCTCTCGAAGCCCGCCATGGCGACGCTCGCCCTGCTGGCGTTCCTCACCAACTGGAACGACTTCCTCTGGCCGGTGTACGTGCTGTTCAGCGCCGACGTCCAGACCCTGCCGGCGGGCCTCGGAACGCTGCAGTCGGCGAACGCCGTGCGGTACGACCTGCTCATGGCGGGCGCCGTCATCGCGAGCGTGCCGGTGCTGCTGCTGTTCGTGTTCCTGCAGCGGTTCATCATCGAGGGTGTCTCGCGTCAGGGGCTCAAGGGGTGACCCTGCGGCTCCGACGGGTCGCGGCGGCCAGCCTCGCGCTGGCCGCCGCGGCGACACTGGTCTCGTGTTCCGCGGGTGCGGGCGAGGGTGCGACGGAGGCCGCGCCCGACGCGGCATCCGAATCGCCGTTCGCGCCCGTGATCGACGAGGACTTCCCCGATCCCGACGTGCTCGCGACCGACGACGGCTACGTCCTCTACGCGACGAACGACTCGCGCCGGAACGTGCAGGTCGCGCGCTCGGCCGACCTCGTCGAGTGGGAGGTGCTCGACGACGACGCCCTGCCCGAACTGCCCGACTGGGTCATCCCGGGCAAGACGTGGGCGCCCGAGGTGACCGAGGTCGCGCCGGGGCAGTTCGTGATGTACACGACGACGACGAACTTCTCGCCGTCCCGACAGTGCATCGCGGTCGCGACGGCGGAGTCGGCGACCGGCCCGTTCGTCGTCCAGGGCGACGGCATGCTCGTCTGCCCCGACGAGGAGGGTGGCGCCATCGACGCGTCGACCTTCCGCGACGACGACGGCAGCCTGCACCTCGTGTGGAAGAACGACGGCAACTGCTGCGGGCTCGACACCTGGCTGCAGACCGCGCCGCTCAGCGCTGACGGGCTGAGCCTCACCGGTCCTCCGGTGCGCCTGCTGAAGCAGGACCTCGCGTGGGAGGGCGACCTCGTCGAGGCGCCGACCCTCGTGAAGCGCGACGGCGTCTACCACCTCTTCTACTCGGCCAACTCCTACGGCGACGAGACCTACGCCGTCGGCCACGCGACCGCGCCGGCGCTCACCGGACCGTGGACCAAGGACCCCGAGCCGTTCTTCTCCACGGATTCGACCGACGGCGCGCTCATCGGCCCCGGCGGGCAGGACATCGTGACGGATGCCGCGGGCGACGACGTGTTCGTGTTCCACGCCTGGGACCCCGACTTCCTCGCCCGCAAGGTCTACACGCTGCCGCTGGTCTGGGACGAGGGAACGCCCCGCGTTGTCGTGCCCTGACCCCCGATCGCCTGCTCGCACGTGTGCTCGCACGGCGTGTGATCCGGGGGCCAGAATGGCAACCGGAGGTCGACGATGATCACGCATGAGGTCTCGAACCAGGTGCCGGCCCGCGAGGGCATCGACGAGTATGCGACGAACGCGCCGCTCGTCGAGGCGGTGGCGCGCTGGGGCAGGAGGGGCGCCGAGGGCGGTGCGGTCGCGGCATCCGCGCTGCACGAGGTCGGCCGGCACGTCGGCACGGCCGCCTTCCAGCACGACGCGGAGCGGGCGAACACGCACCCGCCGGTGCTGCACACGCACGACCGGTGGGGCCGGCGCATCGACGAGGTCGAGTACGACGACGCGTACCACCGCATCATGGCCGCGGCGGTGGGTGCCGGTGCGCACACGTGGGCCTGGGCCGATCCGGGCCCGGGGGCGAACGTGGACCGCGCCGCGGCGTTCCTCCTCTTCGCGCAGGTCGAGCCCGGGCACGCCTGCCCGGTGTCGATGACCCACGCCGCCGTGCCAACGCTCGAGCTCGCGGCATCCGGACTTCGCGATCACTGGATGCCGCGGCTGCTGAGCCGCGAGTACCGACCCGACCTCGACGGCCCGGCCAAGCCCTCGGCGCTCGTCGGCATGGCGATGACCGAGAAGCAGGGCGGGTCCGA
This DNA window, taken from Agromyces sp. 3263, encodes the following:
- a CDS encoding sugar ABC transporter permease, coding for MSTQTRVGAFATEAPTAASDGAAARRAGVSPTRQKPFTPWLFLLPYLLLFTVFVIVPSVFGIWISLHEWDYTLPNKPFVGGENYVELFDPNSVNSGSFWTSMRATAIFTVFSVPLLLVLPLFVALLMNKSFPGRNFFRAVYFAPYVLGVAVVGLMWRYLLDNNIGLVNYYLGLFGLPDDTAWTTSVPAAWVALVGVTVWWTLGFNSVIYLAALQDIPAELYEAASVDGANSWQKFRNVTLPGLRPILTFVTINTLIASANMFGQSYIITQGAPGRETRTAIYQIAETGLRNFQMGDAAAMSYVLTFFLMVISVIVFWLFREKKEKPMPQEPSAAREGALR
- a CDS encoding carbohydrate ABC transporter permease; translated protein: MTAIERVATPAAVTAVERQGEARTGRTPVWAIVLRYVLLGVLALLYISPIIFMLVTSFKTRADAAGIPPTWIPNPFTTQAYETILTASGTPVLIWFSNSLIAAVLHSALVVVTASLAAYPLARMRFRGRGLVFGIVIATLLIPPVILIIPNYLIVGNLGWLNSLVAIIIPTAASAFGVFFMRQFFLSLPAELEEAALIDGANRWSIFLRIILPLSKPAMATLALLAFLTNWNDFLWPVYVLFSADVQTLPAGLGTLQSANAVRYDLLMAGAVIASVPVLLLFVFLQRFIIEGVSRQGLKG
- a CDS encoding glycoside hydrolase family 43 protein, translated to MTLRLRRVAAASLALAAAATLVSCSAGAGEGATEAAPDAASESPFAPVIDEDFPDPDVLATDDGYVLYATNDSRRNVQVARSADLVEWEVLDDDALPELPDWVIPGKTWAPEVTEVAPGQFVMYTTTTNFSPSRQCIAVATAESATGPFVVQGDGMLVCPDEEGGAIDASTFRDDDGSLHLVWKNDGNCCGLDTWLQTAPLSADGLSLTGPPVRLLKQDLAWEGDLVEAPTLVKRDGVYHLFYSANSYGDETYAVGHATAPALTGPWTKDPEPFFSTDSTDGALIGPGGQDIVTDAAGDDVFVFHAWDPDFLARKVYTLPLVWDEGTPRVVVP